In Juglans regia cultivar Chandler chromosome 5, Walnut 2.0, whole genome shotgun sequence, the following are encoded in one genomic region:
- the LOC108986041 gene encoding putative disease resistance RPP13-like protein 1, whose amino-acid sequence MADLAGIVLSPLLQVFFERVASREFVYFFRREKLDQALLNKLKMALLFVNVVFEDAEEKQVVNPNVKEWLDELKDAIYEAEDTLDEIDTEAKLRELDAEFHTTKSKVRKAISTSLKVPFVKKIEPKIKQVLDKLEYLVSQKNNMGLKEGVQGNPSERLPTTSLVEESGICGREDDKEKIINSLFSNDVSGNKLFVIAIVGMGALGKTTLSQLVYNDECVKEHFDLEAWACISDDFDVFKVTKAILEGVGSSANGDGKTLDWLQNRLKESLTGKKFLLVLDDVGNDNYINWEVLTNPFRFGAQGSSVLVITCEERVASVMQTIPNYYLKPLPEKECWSLFVRHVFRGSIHPELEAIGRQFVEKCKGLPLAVKTIGALLRSKVDADDWNKILKSEVWDMSTEIIPALRLSYKYLPSHLKRCFAYCSILPKDYLFSENELVLLWMAEGFLKKSKDKTMEQVGHDYFFDLVSRSLFQQHNVYDFKFGMHDLVNDLAKFVFGQFIFRLESVNSLQVTSKTRHLSILENIPKTFEALYEAKGLRTFLPIFLN is encoded by the coding sequence ATGGCTGACCTTGCAGGCATAGTTCTCTCCCCACTCCTCCAAGTGTTTTTTGAAAGGGTGGCATCTCGTGaatttgtttacttttttcGACGAGAAAAACTCGACCAAGCACTCTTGAACAAACTAAAGATGGCTTTGCTATTTGTGAATGTTGTGTTTGAAGATGCAGAGGAAAAGCAAGTGGTAAATCCCAACGTAAAAGAATGGCTCGATGAGTTGAAAGATGCTATCTATGAGGCAGAGGACACCTTGGATGAGATTGATACCGAAGCCAAACTACGCGAGTTGGATGCTGAATTTCATACCACTAAGAGCAAGGTACGAAAAGCCATCTCTACTTCTCTTAAAGTACCCTTTGTCAAGAAAATTGAACCAAAGATAAAACAAGTGCTTGACAAATTGGAGTATCTTGTAAGTCAAAAGAACAATATGGGTCTAAAAGAAGGCGTTCAAGGAAATCCATCTGAAAGATTGCCCACAACTTCTTTGGTTGAAGAATCTGGAATTTGTGGTAGAGAAGATGATAAGGAGAAAATTATTAATTCCTTATTCTCAAATGATGTAAGTGGCAATAAGTTGTTTGTGATTGCTATTGTCGGTATGGGGGCACTCGGCAAGACCACCCTTTCTCAGCTTGTATACAATGACGAGTGCGTGAAGGAACATTTTGACCTTGAAGCATGGGCTTGTATTTCGGATGACTTTGACGTCTTTAAGGTAACAAAAGCAATTCTAGAGGGAGTTGGTTCATCCGCTAATGGTGATGGTAAGACTCTAGATTGGCTTCAAAATAGACTAAAGGAGAGTTTGACGGGAAAGAAATTTCTACTTGTTTTAGATGATGTTGGGaatgataattatattaattgggaGGTCTTAACTAATCCCTTCAGATTTGGAGCACAAGGGAGCAGTGTTTTGGTAATCACATGTGAAGAACGAGTAGCATCGGTTATGCAAACTATACCTAATTACTATCTGAAGCCATTACCAGAAAAAGAATGTTGGTCACTTTTTGTAAGACATGTGTTTCGTGGCAGTATACATCCAGAGCTAGAAGCAATTGGAAGACAGTTCGTAGAAAAATGCAAAGGTCTGCCTTTAGCAGTCAAGACAATTGGAGCTCTCTTGAGGTCTAAAGTAGATGCTGATgattggaataaaatattaaagagcGAGGTGTGGGACATGTCGACTGAAATTATTCCTGCTCTACgattaagttataaatatttgcCCTCACATTTAAAGCGATGCTTTGCTTATTGTTCGATATTGCCAAAAGATTATCTTTTCTCAGAAAATGAATTAGTCTTATTGTGGATGGCagaaggtttcttgaaaaaatctAAAGACAAAACAATGGAGCAAGTCGGTCATGATTACTTCTTTGATCTGGTATCGAGATCGTTATTCCAACAACACAATGTGTATGATTTTAAGTTCGGAATGCATGATCTTGTCAACGACTTGGCAAAATTTGTATTTGGACAATTTATCTTTAGACTGGAGAGTGTCAATTCACTCCAAGTTACGAGCAAGACTCGCCATTTATCGATTCTTGAAAACATCCCAAAGACGTTTGAGGCACTTTATGAGGCTAAGGGGTTACGCACTTTTCTCCCAATATTTCTAAATTAG
- the LOC108986032 gene encoding putative disease resistance protein At3g14460: MPNIGELGKLEYIGGNLSIENLQNVKSPADALDARLKDKKHLEDLTLDYLDNTSSNISKSDQITVLKSLKPHTNLKSLRINKYGGKSFPDWITHHSFSKIESIYLYDCKYCHILPSFGQLHALESLYIIGFHGIASVGKEFYGSYSSTFKPFEALKVLRFEDMPDWENWLCFDSENEGEAFPHLAELYIVNCPKLTGGLPIHLPSLARLKIVECSQLEASLPRSPTLCQLKLTNFNEVLLNELPSRLLQKVVLEGCAVLRSLSEGMMDSSSPLQELEIYGCSSLMLLFEDGLSSTLETLKISNCAPANLIAEINIITVKGCENLESLTYSEQHETDSAASTIRIQKCPNFVSFSDEGLRAQNLKTFEINGCGSLRSLPDKMHLLLPSLESLFISMCPMLQSFGEGGLSTNLKSISILDCDKLVASRTTWGLQKLLSLQEFYIHGKCKDVESFPEPALLPMTITSLTISGFSNMTSLDNLGLQHFTSLKTMRIYDCPNLKFLPKDGFHASISSLDCSPVNRPHVPFSKIDEVFVKIATPPQSLVQGMRIVRFLGIQNIEIEMDSKIVIEWMKKKRCGLWYLEDYWEELMQLCEGLNYIFGHVYRQCNSLADSLARLGASGLNQTWNDSSDLPPVIRGILRLDNSGLLSLRPMEISHLRTCLDGV; encoded by the exons ATGCC CAATATTGGGGAGTTGGGGAAGCTTGAATATATTGGGGGGAATCTCTCTATTGAGAACCTCCAAAATGTCAAATCTCCTGCCGATGCTTTGGATGCAAGATTGAAGGATAAGAAGCACCTTGAGGACTTGACGTTGGATTATCTAGACAATACAAGTAGCAATATTTCAAAAAGTGATCAAATAACTGTATTGAAGAGTCTCAAACCCCATACAAACCTGAAAAGTCTCAGAATCAACAAATATGGTGGTAAAAGCTTTCCGGATTGGATCACTCATCATTCGTTCTCTAAGATAGAATCTATTTATCtctatgattgtaaatattgcCACATCTTGCCATCATTTGGACAACTACACGCTCTCGAGAGCCTCTACATCATTGGGTTTCATGGAATTGCTAGTGTGGGTAAGGAGTTCTATGGTAGCTATTCTTCTACGTTTAAGCCATTCGAAGCCTTGAAAGTTCTAAGGTTCGAAGACATGCCAGATTGGGAAAACTGGTTATGCTTTGATTCTGAAAATGAAGGTGAAGCTTTTCCTCATCTTGCAGAgctttatattgttaattgccCCAAGCTAACAGGAGGGTTACCCATCCATCTTCCTTCTTTAGCCAGACTTAAGATTGTTGAATGTTCGCAGCTGGAGGCCTCACTCCCAAGGTCTCCTACTCTATGTCAATTGAAGTTAACAAATTTTAATGAGGTTCTGTTAAATGAATTGCCATCTAGATTATTGCAAAAAGTAGTACTTGAAGGATGTGCTGTATTACGGTCCCTATCGGAGGGAATGATGGATTCCAGCAGTCCTCTTCAagaattggaaatttatggttGTAGCTCGCTCATGTTACTTTTCGAAGATGGTCTATCCTCCACATTGGAAACTCTTAAGATCTCAAACT GTGCTCCAGCAAACTTAATCGCCGAGATCAATATTATCACCGTCAAGGGATGTGAGAATCTAGAGTCTCTTACTTATTCAGAACAACATGAAACTGATTCAGCCGCCTCGACTATAAGAATCCAGAAATGCCCAAATTTCGTATCATTTTCAGATGAAGGATTGCGTGcccaaaatttgaaaacatttgAGATAAATGGTTGTGGGAGTTTAAGGTCATTGCCTGACAAGATGCACCTACTCCTTCCATCACTTGagtcactatttattagtaTGTGTCCAATGTTGCAATCATTCGGTGAAGGGGGCTTGTCTAccaatttaaaatcaatttccATCTTAGATTGTGACAAACTTGTTGCCTCTCGAACGACATGGGGTTTGCAAAAACTCCTCTCTCTTCAAGAATTCTACATCCATGGCAAATGCAAAGATGTGGAGTCTTTTCCGGAGCCGGCGTTGCTGCCCATGACTATAACCAGTCTTACCATCTCTGGATTTTCAAATATGACATCTTTGGACAACTTGGGCCTTCAACACTTCACCTCTCTGAAGACAATGCGGATCTATGATTGTCCTAATCTGAAGTTCTTGCCCAAAGATGGGTTTCATGCCTCAATTTCTTCACTAG ACTGCTCCCCTGTAAATCGACCACATGTTCCTTTCTCTAAAATTGATGAAGTTTTTGTGAAAATAGCAACTCCGCCTCAG AGCTTGGTTCAGGGCATGAGAATTGTGAGATTTTTGGGCATTCAAAATATAGAAATTGAGATGGACTCTAAGATTGTGATTGAGtggatgaagaaaaaaagatgtgGCCTTTGGTACTTAGAAGATTATTGGGAAGAGTTGATGCAGCTGTGTGAAGGCTTGAATTACATATTCGGGCATGTCTATAGGCAATGTAACTCATTGGCTGATAGCTTAGCTAGGTTGGGAGCTTCCGGATTGAATCAGACTTGGAATGATAGCTCAGATTTACCTCCGGTAATCAGAGGAATCCTTCGCTTGGATAATAGTGGTTTGCTGAGTTTGCGCCCAATGGAAATATCTCACTTGCGAACTTGCTTGGACGGTGTGTAG
- the LOC108986040 gene encoding beta-glucosidase 13-like isoform X1 → MAFQSYLRLVLLYSFTNIIASTPSHYHNHAVLNRSSFPAGFIFGTASSSYQYEGAAKDGGRGPSIWDTFTHRCPFSIRENQLSGQQAFKSMERRGGTRSDSSFGTFPNWCHKDRIQDGSNGDVTVDQYHHYKEDVGIMRQMGFDAYRFSISWSRVLPNGRLSGGVNLEGIKYYNNLINELLAKGLKPFVTLFHFDLPQSLEDDYGGFLSPHIVNDFRDYTEVCFKEFGDRVKHWITLNEPTSYSVGGYTSGAIPPGRCSDWQNQYCTKGNSGTEPYLVIHHQLLAHAAAVKVYRQKYQERQKGTLGISLETGWMVPYSKARHHRNAMLRALDFRIGWLMDPLINGDYPHSMRSLVGNRLPKFTKEQSKLVNRSFDFIGLNYYTAYYAAYAPQHNAGNASYLTDSRANLSTERNGIPIGPQAASEWLHLYPRGIRDLLLYTKQKYHNPLIYITENGIDEFNNATLSLEEALVDNQRIEYYFSHLWYLQKAIRDGVNVKGYFAWSLLDNFEWNSGYTVRFGINYVDYKDGCKRHPKLSAHWFTNFLKK, encoded by the exons TATGAAGGTGCGGCAAAAGACGGTGGTAGAGGACCATCTATATGGGACACGTTCACCCATAG ATGCCCTTTCTCTATTAGAGAAAATCAACTCAGTGGCCAACAAGCATTTAAAAGCATGGAAAGAAGAGGAGGCACAAGGTCAGACTCATCTTTCGGAACCTTCCCCAACTGGTGTCATAAAG ATAGGATACAAGATGGCAGTAATGGAGATGTAACTGTTGATCAATACCATCACTATAAG GAAGACGTTGGGATTATGAGGCAAATGGGTTTTGATGCATACAGGTTCTCAATCTCATGGTCCCGAGTTTTACCAA ACGGAAGGCTAAGTGGGGGCGTGAACCTGGAAGGAATCAAATACTACAACAACCTCATCAATGAACTTCTAGCCAAAG GTCTAAAGCCCTTTGTGACTCTCTTTCACTTTGATCTTCCCCAATCCTTGGAAGATGATTATGGTGGTTTCTTAAGTCCACATATTGT GAATGATTTTCGGGACTATACCGAGGTTTGCTTCAAGGAATTTGGCGATCGGGTGAAGCACTGGATCACACTGAATGAGCCAACGAGCTACAGCGTAGGTGGTTATACATCTGGGGCTATACCGCCAGGGCGATGTTCTGATTGGCAAAATCAGTATTGCACCAAAGGAAATTCTGGAACAGAACCATATTTGGTGATACACCACCAACTTCTTGCCCATGCAGCTGCTGTTAAAGTGTACCGGCAAAAGTATCAG GAAAGACAAAAAGGCACTTTAGGTATATCGCTCGAGACAGGCTGGATGGTGCCATATTCTAAAGCAAGACATCATCGTAATGCTATGCTACGGGCTCTTGATTTCAGAATTGGATG GTTAATGGACCCCTTGATCAATGGTGACTATCCACATAGCATGCGATCTCTGGTTGGAAACCGATTACCCAAATTTACCAAAGAACAATCTAAGCTCGTAAACAGGTCATTTGACTTTATCGGATTAAACTACTATACTGCTTATTATGCAGCCTATGCACCTCAACATAATGCTGGAAATGCAAGCTACTTGACGGATTCTCGTGCTAATCTTTCAA CTGAGCGCAATGGAATCCCCATTGGTCCACAG GCAGCTTCAGAATGGCTTCATCTATATCCAAGAGGAATTCGAGATCTTTTGCTCTACACAAAGCAGAAGTACCATAATCCACTAATTTATATCACTGAGAATG GAATTGATGAGTTCAATAATGCCACCTTGTCACTAGAGGAGGCTCTTGTGGACAACCAAAGAATTGAATACTATTTTAGTCATCTTTGGTATCTTCAGAAGGCTATCAG gGATGGTGTAAATGTTAAGGGATACTTTGCATGGTCCTTGTTGGACAACTTTGAATGGAATTCAGGTTACACTGTTCGGTTTGGCATCAACTATGTAGACTACAAGGATGGATGTAAAAGACACCCTAAACTTTCAGCGCATTGGTTCACGAATTTCCTCAAGAAATAG
- the LOC108986040 gene encoding beta-glucosidase 12-like isoform X3 has protein sequence MLYSTGAVFLQVSFLGRHHRPTSMKVRQKTVVEDHLYGTRSPIDRIQDGSNGDVTVDQYHHYKEDVGIMRQMGFDAYRFSISWSRVLPNGRLSGGVNLEGIKYYNNLINELLAKGLKPFVTLFHFDLPQSLEDDYGGFLSPHIVNDFRDYTEVCFKEFGDRVKHWITLNEPTSYSVGGYTSGAIPPGRCSDWQNQYCTKGNSGTEPYLVIHHQLLAHAAAVKVYRQKYQERQKGTLGISLETGWMVPYSKARHHRNAMLRALDFRIGWLMDPLINGDYPHSMRSLVGNRLPKFTKEQSKLVNRSFDFIGLNYYTAYYAAYAPQHNAGNASYLTDSRANLSTERNGIPIGPQAASEWLHLYPRGIRDLLLYTKQKYHNPLIYITENGIDEFNNATLSLEEALVDNQRIEYYFSHLWYLQKAIRDGVNVKGYFAWSLLDNFEWNSGYTVRFGINYVDYKDGCKRHPKLSAHWFTNFLKK, from the exons TATGAAGGTGCGGCAAAAGACGGTGGTAGAGGACCATCTATATGGGACACGTTCACCCATAG ATAGGATACAAGATGGCAGTAATGGAGATGTAACTGTTGATCAATACCATCACTATAAG GAAGACGTTGGGATTATGAGGCAAATGGGTTTTGATGCATACAGGTTCTCAATCTCATGGTCCCGAGTTTTACCAA ACGGAAGGCTAAGTGGGGGCGTGAACCTGGAAGGAATCAAATACTACAACAACCTCATCAATGAACTTCTAGCCAAAG GTCTAAAGCCCTTTGTGACTCTCTTTCACTTTGATCTTCCCCAATCCTTGGAAGATGATTATGGTGGTTTCTTAAGTCCACATATTGT GAATGATTTTCGGGACTATACCGAGGTTTGCTTCAAGGAATTTGGCGATCGGGTGAAGCACTGGATCACACTGAATGAGCCAACGAGCTACAGCGTAGGTGGTTATACATCTGGGGCTATACCGCCAGGGCGATGTTCTGATTGGCAAAATCAGTATTGCACCAAAGGAAATTCTGGAACAGAACCATATTTGGTGATACACCACCAACTTCTTGCCCATGCAGCTGCTGTTAAAGTGTACCGGCAAAAGTATCAG GAAAGACAAAAAGGCACTTTAGGTATATCGCTCGAGACAGGCTGGATGGTGCCATATTCTAAAGCAAGACATCATCGTAATGCTATGCTACGGGCTCTTGATTTCAGAATTGGATG GTTAATGGACCCCTTGATCAATGGTGACTATCCACATAGCATGCGATCTCTGGTTGGAAACCGATTACCCAAATTTACCAAAGAACAATCTAAGCTCGTAAACAGGTCATTTGACTTTATCGGATTAAACTACTATACTGCTTATTATGCAGCCTATGCACCTCAACATAATGCTGGAAATGCAAGCTACTTGACGGATTCTCGTGCTAATCTTTCAA CTGAGCGCAATGGAATCCCCATTGGTCCACAG GCAGCTTCAGAATGGCTTCATCTATATCCAAGAGGAATTCGAGATCTTTTGCTCTACACAAAGCAGAAGTACCATAATCCACTAATTTATATCACTGAGAATG GAATTGATGAGTTCAATAATGCCACCTTGTCACTAGAGGAGGCTCTTGTGGACAACCAAAGAATTGAATACTATTTTAGTCATCTTTGGTATCTTCAGAAGGCTATCAG gGATGGTGTAAATGTTAAGGGATACTTTGCATGGTCCTTGTTGGACAACTTTGAATGGAATTCAGGTTACACTGTTCGGTTTGGCATCAACTATGTAGACTACAAGGATGGATGTAAAAGACACCCTAAACTTTCAGCGCATTGGTTCACGAATTTCCTCAAGAAATAG
- the LOC108986040 gene encoding beta-glucosidase 13-like isoform X2 → MAFQSYLRLVLLYSFTNIIASTPSHYHNHAVLNRSSFPAGFIFGTASSSYQYEGAAKDGGRGPSIWDTFTHRYPDRIQDGSNGDVTVDQYHHYKEDVGIMRQMGFDAYRFSISWSRVLPNGRLSGGVNLEGIKYYNNLINELLAKGLKPFVTLFHFDLPQSLEDDYGGFLSPHIVNDFRDYTEVCFKEFGDRVKHWITLNEPTSYSVGGYTSGAIPPGRCSDWQNQYCTKGNSGTEPYLVIHHQLLAHAAAVKVYRQKYQERQKGTLGISLETGWMVPYSKARHHRNAMLRALDFRIGWLMDPLINGDYPHSMRSLVGNRLPKFTKEQSKLVNRSFDFIGLNYYTAYYAAYAPQHNAGNASYLTDSRANLSTERNGIPIGPQAASEWLHLYPRGIRDLLLYTKQKYHNPLIYITENGIDEFNNATLSLEEALVDNQRIEYYFSHLWYLQKAIRDGVNVKGYFAWSLLDNFEWNSGYTVRFGINYVDYKDGCKRHPKLSAHWFTNFLKK, encoded by the exons TATGAAGGTGCGGCAAAAGACGGTGGTAGAGGACCATCTATATGGGACACGTTCACCCATAGGTatccag ATAGGATACAAGATGGCAGTAATGGAGATGTAACTGTTGATCAATACCATCACTATAAG GAAGACGTTGGGATTATGAGGCAAATGGGTTTTGATGCATACAGGTTCTCAATCTCATGGTCCCGAGTTTTACCAA ACGGAAGGCTAAGTGGGGGCGTGAACCTGGAAGGAATCAAATACTACAACAACCTCATCAATGAACTTCTAGCCAAAG GTCTAAAGCCCTTTGTGACTCTCTTTCACTTTGATCTTCCCCAATCCTTGGAAGATGATTATGGTGGTTTCTTAAGTCCACATATTGT GAATGATTTTCGGGACTATACCGAGGTTTGCTTCAAGGAATTTGGCGATCGGGTGAAGCACTGGATCACACTGAATGAGCCAACGAGCTACAGCGTAGGTGGTTATACATCTGGGGCTATACCGCCAGGGCGATGTTCTGATTGGCAAAATCAGTATTGCACCAAAGGAAATTCTGGAACAGAACCATATTTGGTGATACACCACCAACTTCTTGCCCATGCAGCTGCTGTTAAAGTGTACCGGCAAAAGTATCAG GAAAGACAAAAAGGCACTTTAGGTATATCGCTCGAGACAGGCTGGATGGTGCCATATTCTAAAGCAAGACATCATCGTAATGCTATGCTACGGGCTCTTGATTTCAGAATTGGATG GTTAATGGACCCCTTGATCAATGGTGACTATCCACATAGCATGCGATCTCTGGTTGGAAACCGATTACCCAAATTTACCAAAGAACAATCTAAGCTCGTAAACAGGTCATTTGACTTTATCGGATTAAACTACTATACTGCTTATTATGCAGCCTATGCACCTCAACATAATGCTGGAAATGCAAGCTACTTGACGGATTCTCGTGCTAATCTTTCAA CTGAGCGCAATGGAATCCCCATTGGTCCACAG GCAGCTTCAGAATGGCTTCATCTATATCCAAGAGGAATTCGAGATCTTTTGCTCTACACAAAGCAGAAGTACCATAATCCACTAATTTATATCACTGAGAATG GAATTGATGAGTTCAATAATGCCACCTTGTCACTAGAGGAGGCTCTTGTGGACAACCAAAGAATTGAATACTATTTTAGTCATCTTTGGTATCTTCAGAAGGCTATCAG gGATGGTGTAAATGTTAAGGGATACTTTGCATGGTCCTTGTTGGACAACTTTGAATGGAATTCAGGTTACACTGTTCGGTTTGGCATCAACTATGTAGACTACAAGGATGGATGTAAAAGACACCCTAAACTTTCAGCGCATTGGTTCACGAATTTCCTCAAGAAATAG